The following nucleotide sequence is from Hevea brasiliensis isolate MT/VB/25A 57/8 chromosome 7, ASM3005281v1, whole genome shotgun sequence.
gcatggtttcttcagaaaaattgtgtcattatatgtctagtttcatgtccaattggccaaacaccaattgaacctacacagtcaAAGATatagcagtccaaacaggctggactcccagtctccctgctgcactcattaggcagcccaccgattcagtttgtattactctaaatctcttcaaattatggtcaacttacctcaaatggtcactaattgaccattataatgttcacttaccacttcataagccaaatctaaatttcactcccaaaccctagctcaaattcaaggttcacaccacacaccttagttaactctttcattccttatatatatatatatatatatatatatatatatatatatatatatatatacactttaaacataatctctaattcattctaagtccattaaaacaatcaaactcattacttccttagggctgccgaaattcatggtatacatacacatgagttttagtccatttaatttacaatttcatactaaattcaagtccctaacatgaaaataaagaaatatttgcataaataagcactaacctctttgctcaacttattaaacttgtgaaaactctaaaatttctcctctttgtggctgcctagagcttccttagggtgtgtagataagttttagtgaaggtgacttagggttttggggggagatttaagagatttttaagcttgattgaagaagaaaaatggaggacctcttggctatggtgcggctggaatttggggaggaagatggctgtttgtttttttaattctttggtctttatttgtctcttttattagttaattaattggttgtttacatgtgattggtgggaacttcaaatgacatcataatgatgtcataaatgagccttttttcttattttctattcttttcttctctacttattttcaatttaaattttagcaatatttattcacattttatgtcataataattatttactcaactggacaagtcggtcaaaaatcgtctctgaaggcgaaatgaccaaaataccctccgtttggcttaacgggtcaaaattgtctttgccgattgaaaaatttttctaaatattttcttggcattctaatgccataggaacctcaatgacccttctctggagtcccaaaaattattttatgaattttttcctgggtctagggctcctagttgcgagaaccgcaacttctctctgggttacccatcgcttgggcaccggctcacttgacttagttgtattttatttctaaaatttttactaaatttttcttattaatatttgagttaattatgattcctcactttagtttaaatatttttccgaacgttctagctgtccggaccgacaccggtcaccggaacagtagaatgtacggagttgctatcgggagggtgttacaactttacattttaaattgattagaaattggtttaaaattccttgtagtatatttaatgggttattggtaggcgaagttcgatagttcattaggtatactacgggatcatgttatgccttacggaggggtaaagtgtgacaataAACAAGTAGATAGTTTATTTcattgataataaaaataaaatgatatattttttttttcattaagagaaaatgttaaataaaaattttacttgCTGCAACATTATTTGATACATTATCTATAACCACTTGAACTATTTTTTTAGGATCAATTTCCATCAATTCTTTCTCAATCAAACTAGCCAACAATGCTACTGTCTTTGATTCATCACTTGCATCAACTGATTTTAATAAATACGCTTCTCTTTGGACTTTAACCAAGAAATTAATCAAGGTTCTCGCTTTTCTATCCGTCCCTCCATCACACATCAATGAACATCCATAATTCTCCCATTCTTCTTTATGAGACTCAAGAAGATTATTTATGGTCTACACTTCTTTGTAAGTAACCGAACTCTAGCCTCATGAAAACTTGGAGATTTCATTTCCCTCCCATAATTTCCAATTGCTCGAATCATTTCTCCGAAGCTATCATAATTCACAGCATTAAAAGCTATTCCCATATCATACATCCATCGTGTTATGCGACACGAGCACGCTCCCTTAACTCCTTCTTAGCTGGACTATTTTCATCAATAGTAGTTTGCCTCATATTTTTTCCCATAATAGCCGGTTTAGGGGAAAAAAATAACTGTCAATAGGCCCTCTACTGCTTTGTGGTGGTAGAACTTTTGGTTTTTTTGAAACACTAGTACCAGTGCCACTAACATTGATTGTTTGCCTTCGTTTTCTACTACTAATTTCTTGCATCAACTCTTCCTCTTCCTGATTTTCATCAATTCCCAGtacttcaacatcatcaaattcaggtGGTCTTTTCATATTCATAACTGATTTCTGCTCTCTTTTTTTAATAATGAATTCTTGCATTTGATTTCTTACATCTTTTGGATATTTTGAATACCGAACTATATTTTTGCAACCTCCAGTAAGGTGTTTCTTGATTCTATTAACTCTCCCTTTATAAACTTTCATACAGTACATGCATTGAAGATCATTGGTATTATTTTCACTAACTTCAATTATATGTGCCCATCCTGGGTCCGTTCTTCTACTGCTAGTAGTAGATCCAATTGTATTACCCTTATCAACCATTTATaatctaacaaaaaaattaacaagaataaaaagtgaataaattaacaacaaattaacaatacccaatataaattaaacaactaattaacaagaataacaagtaaaaagtaaactaattaacaataaattaacaatacctatataaattaaacaattaattaacaagaataaaaagtaaataaattaacaatacccaatataaattaaataactaattaacAAGAATGACAAGTAAAAAGTAAACTAGTTAACAATACCCAtacaaattaaacaattaattaacaagaataaaaagtaaagtaatcaaataaacaataaattaataatacccatataaaataaacaactaactaacaactaatgtctaattaacaagaaaaaaaaatgtaaaactaatcaaacaaacaattaattaacaagaataacaagtaaaaagtaaactacttaacaacaaattaacaatgcctttataaattaaacaattaattaacaaaaagtaaaataatcaaattaacaataaattaataatacccatataaaataaacaactaatggctaattaacaagacaaaaagtaaaactaatcaaattaagaagaataataagtaaaaagtaaactaattaccaacaaattaacaatacccatatttattaattaactaattaacaaaaatacaaagtcaactaaacaatttaataatacccataaaatttaaacaattaagaataaaaaataaaacaattaaattaataacaaataaataactaattaataatacTCAAGAAGATAGAaggaaaaggagaaaaaaaaagacAACTGTTGTATCgtgaggaaagaagaagaagaggagagagagagagagaggaaaatagagtagaagagaggaaagaagaagaagataagagagagagagagggatacCTATTAGAGAGGAAGATAGCTGCTGCATGAGAAAGAGAGGAAGAAAGCTCAAGCTGCAGCCTTTTTTTCTCTTGTTTTTGGCGTGAGGTAAGTTGGCTGTTAGGGTTTTAGTTGTATTTGTTTTAAAAACatcaaaaaaagtaaaaaaaaaaattactattagTTTAAAAAAGCGTCTCCTTTAGCCTGGCTTTGCCTCTTCCCTCATTGGCTTGAGGCATTGCCTCTCAGAGGACAAACCAGGTGCACCTAGGCAACGGCACAGGGGCGCATTGCCCAGGCGCTTCGATCGCTTTTAACAACACTAACTTGAATACATAATTATCGTTACATTGTTTAATCAAGTGAGAGATTCAAAATCAATCTTGACAGCTTGGGCCTGAAATTGATACCCAACTTCTGCATACAAGCATGAGCTTATCAAACTCACAAAATTAGGCCTAAAACACTTAAGCATTTCTCTAAACATTATGAAGGCTTCTTCAGATCTTCCCACACCCACCAAACCATCAATCATCACATTGTAAGCAATTTGATCATGGGCTGAATCATTTACTTCATCAATAGCCAAGTAAGCATCCATAATTTTTACTATTAAAATATCTTCTACTTCATCTACTTCACATTGTAAGCAATTTTTACTGTTAAAATACAAAGTAATCAAAGCATTTTAAACCAAATAAGGCTTTCATGGCTTCCTCTCTAGTTCCATTTTATATTGGCAAAATACATTCTCAGACATTTGTACTATTGCGTTTTTGCCTAATACACACCTGAACTAAAATTTTTAACTATCACACACCTAAACTTATGAacaaaataacacaaacacaattttggaCAATCAGCACTGTGCACTATCTCACGTGAGGAGAGACAATTGAAGAGGAATTTTGTTGTCTATGTGGCACATATAACGGCTAGTTGGCTCCTCTATAAAAATGACAAAATGTTTTCTGGGTTAGAAATCCTCCCTTTCTATGGCACGCAGATgaatcttcttctccttcttgtaatttttttttccttcgaTTCCTCTTCATTGTTGTGTGATATTAAACCTTTAACACTGTAGTCCCCTTAAACTTTTGATTCATTCTTTTATTTTGCATGATTGTTGGGAACCCTAGTTATTTCAAATTGGGTATTTGAGAGAATAATGGAGGGAAGCCAAATTAACTTCGTGTATCCAGTGTGCCATTATGGAGAAACATTAATGTTGAGAGTTTCTTGGACACACATGAATCCAGGGAGAAGATTCTTTGGTTGCAGGCATTATGGGATGAGTAATATGTGTATTGGTTGCATTgcaattattgattttttttgttttgtgTTTTAATTGAAAGATTGTTGTGTGTTTATATGATTTTTGTGAGATGAAAGACTTTTGTGGTATGTGGTTATTTCGCCTGGTTTGATCCCCTTGTGCCAGACCATTTGAAAAATATAATTCTTGATTTGCTACCAAGGTTTAATGAGCATAAAGTTGTAAAGAAGAGAGGAGCCTTGAGTGGAAGCACATATTGTCAAAGAATTTTATTTGTAGCAGTAGCAATATTATTGGTTTTGATATCTTGGTTGTTGTGTTTAACATGACTGTGGTTATggctaaagtttttttttttgttggatTTGTTAGGTTGGTTGCTATGTGCAACTTGATTGTAGTTTTTGTATTCTCTATAATTATtagaaaacattttggtatggatTGTAAATGTTAGTTGATTATGTAATTAAGTTAATGTTAATGAAGTGAAAATTTGCTAAAAAAAGTATGTGCATTCTTTATTATTAGTGATTTTGAAGATTGTGATAactgtttaaaaaaaaattacaaatttaaCTATATTTTAATAAGCTATAAAATTGTAGATTGAACTATTTGTTGTCTATTAAAAGTGTAGATGCTTAATATGCAATGCAGAATTAGTTAAATAAACTACAAGTGCAATAACACTTTTGTAAACCTATAAGTGCAATTATAAGTTGAACACATCCATAAAGTTAACATTTACTTAACCTAATTGTTGCAATGCTAACCTAGTTCATATTCAGAAGTAGAGTATGCACTGCATCATCAGTACACATTCACTTTTGTAGCAAATATAATAGCAAGTTTAAAACATACTCCAAAACATAAgtttttttttccaaaatacTGCTTATTATATTAACATCAAAGTTGCAAGTTGTAGAAGTTTTTTACAAGAGCTAAAACACTAAATGGTGCTAAATCATTGCCCTTTGATTGCTGCCTTGTTGATCTTCTTGTGTTGTTGGCCATTTCAATTATAGTGTTGGTTTGAGATTGCTGACTAGTATTCCTCCTAGTCATCATATGGCCCATCCTACTTTTTTTTCCAATTGTGATGTGGATATTGCTTGCTTGCCCTTCCATCTAAGTGACTTTGCTTTGAATCCAAGATCTCCAATCATTTTAGTAACATTCTTCACTTGTGATTCTAGTTTATGATGGGGAATAAACTTAGATGTTTCATGTCTAGGCTACAAAAGTAGCAATTAATCCATTAGTTGATAAAGTAACAAAATTTCAATTAACACTGAATATATAATGTAAACTCACATATTTTAAAGTGAACATTTTATCTTGATTCACATAATAACCATATCCAATGAATTTGCCCCCTTTCTGTTGCTGGTTAGCAGGTGGTACAGTTGAATCAAATGTTGCCACATTCAATCTGTGGTATAGATCTTGAGGGTCCCTTGGAAGTTAATCCACCTCTTTTGCTTGGTAATTTATTAATTCCTCTACCTCGACCCTCCTTTCTCTAATGGAACCCAAATTGCTGATATTAGTACTTGGAGTTTCCCTACCATAGTAACTTGGTATCCTCTCCTATGTTGCCCTCTAGCTGCAGTTGGTATAGAATAATTACCCCTTCTAATACCTACAATGACTTGCTTAGTTGTATTTGGTAGATTGATTATGTTCTGACCATTAAAGCCTTGTGATTCATGTTGACTTGCCCTCACTTGAGGAACCTGAAATGAAGAGAATTATCAAACTATGGTAGAAATAATTAAAGTATATAATTAAAcacatttataaatattaaagtatATAAAAATGACCTTAGTTTGTGGAGCTTTTAGTGGATATGCACTTCTATTGTGGTTTTTACTCTTGCATATTCCACATGTCATTTGGATTCCTTTTCTTGACAATTTTCCCATTTTCTTCCTAAACTCATCCTTGTCTTTTCTCCTGGCTTTCTTTTATTTACCAGGTTGCTTGGTGATTACTAAAGGATCAATTTATGGATTATCATTATCCTCCCATAGCCTCATTCCCCTTACTGGTTGCATAGTGTAAGCATAAGACTTGAGGTAATACTCTTTGGTATAATACTTAGAGATGTAATCTTCAGGTTTCAATTTCTTGTGGAATAGACAACATATGGCATGTGGACAAGGTATGCCTTTTATCTCCCAAAATTTGCATTCTCCCAACTCAAATCAATTGTATGCCTATATTCACCATGAGTAACGTCAAAACAATCCTACACATGTTGGAAATTCTAGAATTCTTCTATAAACAATCCCTTGTAATTGGACTTATATTACTTATTCAAGTTGCAACAAAATCTCTCATGGTTATTATCCTATTCATGATTTTGACACGAATTTCCTCCATCATTGTGATAATAGACTTGTGCCTAGTAGTAAGTATCCAAGAATTAAAAGTCTCACACATATTATCCTCAACCACATCACATTTTGCATGTGGACTGTGATAAACCCTCACCCAATCCTACACAGGATAACTAAACAATTCCTCACAAATCCCTGTACCCAATTTTGATAATTGCTTAAGATTGTCTTTTAATTCAAACTCAAAGGTAGACTTAGCAACAACCCATAATTTCTTTCTCCTCTCAGTACCCCTCCATTTCTTTGCCCGTGCTTGATAAATATGTCTCCCACACTTCCTATGCTCAGCCTTAGGTAGTTCCTCTTCAATTGCAGGAATAAGCcccttcaattaaaattaagataattatgATATGACTAAAAAAATGATTATAAATGGTTAtaaatgtaaataattttaaaatgtatATAAAAAAATAGACCTATTGCATATCAGTCACAATAGTCACCTTATCTCCATTTCGAAGATCCAAATCCTATTTTAGGACTTTTATAAACCATTTCCAGGTTACTTTGGTTTCCAAATCAATAATTGCCAATGCTATAGGGAACATTTGGTTGTTTCTATCCTTCGAAATAGCCACTAGACATTTTCCCTTACGAGGTCCTTTTAAAAAACATCCATCCAAACCTATGATCTTCCTACACCCTGCCTTAAAAACCTTGCTTTATGGAATTAAAAGAAACATAAAACCTACTAAATAAGACTTTCCTTGGCTCACTTTGGGTGTCAGTCCTATCAAAACATGCAATGCCTGGATTTGATCTATTCAATTCATCAACATAATAAAAAAGCCTTGCATATTTTACTTTA
It contains:
- the LOC131181402 gene encoding uncharacterized protein LOC131181402, producing the protein MVDKGNTIGSTTSSRRTDPGWAHIIEVSENNTNDLQCMYCMKVYKGRVNRIKKHLTGGCKNIVRYSKYPKDVRNQMQEFIIKKREQKSVMNMKRPPEFDDVEVLGIDENQEEEELMQEISSRKRRQTINVSGTVDASDESKTVALLASLIEKELMEIDPKKIVQVVIDNVSNNVAASKIFI